GTCACGAAGCGTTGCCGCAGCTCGATGCGATCGCGCAGAGGTACGGCAACGAACTCACCGTGCTGCGAATGGACGCCGACACGGATCCGCGGCTGCGTGACGAGTTCCAGCTCCAGGGCTATCCCACCTACGTGTTCGTCGAGCAAGGTGTCGTGACTGCATCGTGCCTCGGCGAGCCTGAGTTCGGACTCGCCCGGTTGGTGGAGATCCTTGTGCCGTGATCGTACGCCTTCCGCAACAGGCTGCGGTGGACGTCTGGGCGGTCGCGGCCGATGGCCGACGGCTGGCCGGCGCGGCCAGCGGCGTGCTCGACGTGCCGGACGGTGCGGTGCTCGAGGTGCGTGGCCGCCGCCGCGCGCGTGCGCAGCTGGCGTGGCTGACCGAGCTCTCGATCCCTGTGGTGTCCATCGACGTCCGGCGGTCGCGGGTCAATGCGTACGACCTGATGGCCGCGGCCTCGCTGCCGTCGCTCGCGGTGCTCACCGCCGCCGGTGACGTCATCGACCGGTCGGTGGTCGCCGCGATCAGCCAGGCCCCGAACCTCGCCGTGCTGCAGCTCACCGCGCCCGCCCTGCGCGCGGGCGACCTGCTGCCGCTGCGCGCGGCGGGCCGGCTGCGGCAGGTAAGGCTCGAGGTGCCGCAGGTGCCGGCGGCGGAGGTCGTCGAGGTGCTCGGGCAGCGGCAGCTGGTGACGTTCGGGCTGTCCGAGCCGCGGATGACCGCCGGCCTGTTCGACCAGGTGGCGACGCTGTGGCCGCTGCGGGAGATGGCCGTCGCCGTGGACTACCTGGACCGCGCCATGCTCAGCGTGGTGCGCCGGCTGAGCGGGCTGGGGCAGCTCGCGCTCGACGCACGGTGGGCGCACGTGACGGCGTTGGACGTCACCGAGCTGGTCTGCGGCCTGCCCGGTTTGCGCCAGCTCGAGCTCACCCAGGCGGCGAAGCCGATCGCCACCGAGCTGCTGCTCGGCGCGCTGTGGCTGCGCCCCGGCCTGTGCGTGAACGGGCTGACCATGACGCCGCAGGCGACGGCGCGGTTCATCGAACGCTGGGCGGAGCAGTGACGGTCACGACGCCGCGACCGCACGCAACGCCTCGCGAAACCGCGCCGTGCCCTCAGGATTGACGAACCTGCCGACGTCGTAGACGATGACGTGCTCGCAGCCGGCCCGCTCGTACTCGGCCAGCTGCGCCCGGACGTCCGCCGGCGAGCCGTGCAGCACGGCATCGGCGACGACCGCGTCCGGGATGGCGGTCAGCAGCGACTCGGCTCGGTCCGGCGGGATGTCGTTCGGGATGTACCCGTGGTCGAGCGGGTAGCTGGCGCCGTGCTCGGCGAAGCCGTCCTCGCCGCGGTAGAGCGCCACCGCACGTACGGACGGGTGCTGCAGCAGCGCGACGCTCTCCCGCCTGGTGGGGGCGAGCGCGCTCCAGGCGAACAGCGTCGGCCTGATGGCACCGGGGTCGCGTCCGGCCCGTTCCGCGTGGCCGCGCAGCACGCCGAGCTTCTCGCGGTACGCAGAAGGCGGGAGGCTGGTGGGGATCCAGCCGTCCGCGTGCTGTGCGGTGAGCGCGAGCATGCGCGGCCCGTGCGCCGCGACGTACAGCGCGAAGCTGGTCGCCGCGGTGATGCCGAGCGACGCCTCGCCGCTGACGTCACCGGTGCGCAGCCGGCTCAGCGTGTCGAGCGCCGGCCGCATGTAGGTGAGCCGGCCGGTGCGTTCCAGCCCTGGATGCAGCCCGTACGGCTTGAGCTGGCCCGGGTCGCCGACGCCGAGGCCGAGCAGCATCGGCCGGCCGCCCAGCCAGCCGACCGTGCTCGCGGTCTGCGCGAGCGCGACGCTGCTGCGCCTTACCGGGTCGGTGACCGCGACCCCGAGCGGGATCCGCTCGGTCTGCGCCGCGCCCGCGGCGAGCAGCGAGAGCGGGTCGAGCAGCTGGTGCGGGTCGGCCAGCACCCCGGTCGGTGCGCCGCGCGGGAACCACCCCTGCAGGTGGTCGATCAGCCAGGCGGCGGCCAGGTCCGGCTGTGCATCCGCCCACCGGATGTCGTCCAGCGGGTCCACCTGCGGGTGCACGGAGATCGGTGCGCCGAGCGTCAGCCGGCTCATCTGCTGACCTCGGCCGCGGTGCTCGTCTGGACGTCCGCCGTCGGGCCGTGCCAGTCGCGCAGGAACAGCGCGGCCACCGCGGACACCACACCGGCGAGGCTCATGTACGCGGCGATCAGCAGCCAGCCGCCGGACGCGTCCAGCAGCCAGGTAGCGACGATCGGCGCGAGCGCGCTGCCGATCACCGTGCCGAGGGTGTAGCCGAGCGACATGCCCGTGTACCTGACCGCCGGCGGGAACACGTGCGCGAAGAAGACCGGCATGGTGCCGTACGTCGCGGTGTACGGCAGGAACAGTGCGAGGAAGCCGAGCAGCATCCAGCCGAACGAGCCGGTGTCGAGGGTCACGAACCACAGGTAGGGCAGCACGGCCATGCCGAGGCAGCCGGCGACGAAGATGGCGCGCCGGCCGGTGCGGTCCGACAGCCAGCCGAAGAACGGGATGCCGAGGATGGCGAGCACGTTGACCACGAGCACCAGTTGCAGGATGACGTCGCGGTCGAGTTTCAGCTGCCCGGTGCCGTAGTTCAGCGAGAACACCGTGCCGATGTAGAACGTCACGCCCGCGGAGACGTACGTGAGGCACATCAGCAGCGCGCGCAGCGGGAGAGCACCTCGGCGATCGGCGCCCGCCGCACCTCGTCCTTGTCCTTGACCTGTTGGAAGTCCGGGCTCTCCGCGAGCTTGAGCCGGATCGCCAGGCCGAGGCCGATCAGCACGACGCTGAGCAGGAACGGCACCCGCCACCCCCAGGCCTGGAACGCGGCGTCGGAGAGCTGCGAGGTGGCCAGGAATACCAGGTTGGCCAGCAGCAGCCCCCACGCGGCGCCGGTGTTCACCAGCGCGCCGAACAGACCGCGGCGACGGCTGCTCGCGTGTTCCACGCTCATCAGGACGGCGCCGCCGTACTCGCCGCCGAGCGACAGCCCCTGCACCACCCGCAGCAGCACGAGCAGCAGGGGAGCGGCGGGACCGATCGTCGCGTAGGTGGGCAGCAGCCCGATGCAGAGCGTCGCGACGCCCATCAGCGAGAGCGTCACCACGAGCATCGACTTGCGGCCGAGCCGGTCGCCGAAGTGCCCGAAGAGCACGCCGCCGAGCGGCCGGGCGACGAACGCGAGCGCGAACGTGGACAGCGAGAGCAACACGCTGACCAGCGGGTCGTGACCGGGAAAGAAGAGCTTGTCGAAGACGAGCGCGGCCGCGGTGCCGTAGATGAAGAACTCGTACCACTCGATGGTCGTGCCGGCGAGGCTGGCAAGCACGACCCGGCCGGAGCCGGACTGTCTGGTCATGGGGAATGCCTCCCGCGTGCGTCTGAACGGCCCGCCGATGCTGCTTGTCAGCTCGACGGCCACTGCTCCTGCTGTGCGATCGACGGTCGTGGTGCTCGTGCGGTCGACCGGCCGACGGTGGTGTGCGGTCGACGGGTCGTCGGGGCCTGTGCGGTCACCGGCCCGTCGGTGCTGGCTCGCGGTCCTGGGCGGGCTGTGCCGGAGCGCGGTGACCGTACGCTAATCTGTTGTCTGACATCAGTTAAGCGAGCTGGCAGGATGTACCCGTGAGCACCGCTGATCACGTCCGCTACCAACCGCTCGAACGTCGTTCGGTCCCCGAGATCGTCGCCGAGCGACTCGTCGCCGAGATCGAGTCCGGCACGCTGCGTCCCGGTGACCGGCTGCCCTCGGAGCCCGAGCTGGCCCGGCAGTTCCACGTCGGCCGGAGCTCGTTGCGGGAGGCCATCCGCAAGCTGCACACGCTCGGCGTGCTCGAGGTCGTGCGCGGCCGCGGCACGTACGTCAGGCAGCGCACCGATGGTGAGCCCGACCCGCAGTTCGTGGAGTGGAGCGTCACCGAGGGCCCGGGTGCCGGCGAGGTGCTCGAGGTGCGGCTCGGCCTGGAGCTGACGGCGACGGGCCTGGCCTGCTTCCGCGCGACCCAGACCGACCTGGACGTGCTTGCGGCGCGGTGCCGGGAGCACGAGGCGGTGCGACGCACGCGGGACATCGACGAGCTGGTACGCACCGACGAGCAGGTGCACGAGGCAGTCGTACGTGCGGCGCACAACCAGATGCTGCTGCAGACGTACCTCGCACTCGTGCCGCGGATGGTCGACTACCGCAAGCACACGCTGGCGCTCGAGCGTGCGGACGAGCGGTTCGACCCGCACCACAGCGACCTGCACGCGGCGATCGTGCACCGGAACGCAAGCGCCGCCAGGCAGGCGGTCGTCCGCCACATCAGCGCGCTCTACGGCGAGGTCAGGGCGGCCGCGGAAGCCGACCCCGGTGAGCACGAGCACCTCACCATGCCCGACTTCGCCGCCATCTTCGGCAGCTTCGGCTAGCCGGGCTCAGCCGGTCGCGATCGCCACGGTGGTCAGGGCCGCACTGCCGGCTGGCTCGGCGTCAGGTCGTCGTCCTCGGCATCGGCGGCCTCCACCTCGTCGCGGGGGATGCCGAGGAGGAACAGCAGCGAGTCGAGGTACGGCACCGACAGCGACGTGTCCGCCGCCTCGCGCAGCACCGGTTTGGCGTTGAACGCCACGCCGAGGCCCGCGCGCTGGATCATGTCGAGGTCGTTCGCGCCGTCGCCGATGGCGACCGTCTGCCGCAGCGGCACTTCGCACTCGTGGGCGAACCTGACCAACATGTCCGCCTTCGCCTGCCGGTCGAGGATCGGGCCGACGAGCTCGCCGGTGATCCTGCCGTCGACGATCTCGAGCGTGTTCGCGGCGACGAAGTCGATGCCGAGGTCCGCGGCGAGCGGCTCGATGACCTGGGTGAAGCCGCCGCTGACCACGGCGATCTTGTGGTCCAGCCGCCGCAGGGTGCGGATCAGGGTGCGCGCGCCCGGCGTCAGCCGCAGCGCTTCGTACACCTCGGTGAGGATGCTCTCCGGCAGCCCCGCGAGCAGTCGTACCCGCTGCCGCAGCGAGGCGGCGAAGTCGAGCTCGCCGGCCATCGCCGCCGTGGTCACCTCGGCGACCTGCTCGGCGCAGCCGGCGTGCTCGGCGAGCAGCTCGATGACCTCGTCCTGGATGAGCGTGGAGTCGACGTCCATCACGACCAGCCGCTTCCCGCGGCGCTGCAGACCGGACGGGTGCACGGACACGTCCACGTGCTGGGTGGCGGCCTCCCTGGCCAACGCGGCGCGCAGCTCGTCGGAGTCGGCGCCGGACACCTCCAGCTCGAGCGCCGTGCACGGGTAGCGGGCGAGCCGCAGGATGCGGTCGATGTTCGCCCCGCACGCCGCCGTACGACCGGCGATCGCGCCGACCGCGCCGGGGTGCAGTGGCGCGCCGAGCAACGTGACGTGCAGGCGCTCGCCGCGCCGCGGGTCGTTGTCGCCCGAGCCTGGCGTGACGTCGATGTCCAGGTCCAGCTTCTCCGCCATCAGCTGCAGGGCAGGGGCGAGGCCGTTCTCCGGGTCGGGTGCGGCGAGCAGGATGCCGAGCACGATACGGCCGCGGACCACGACCTGCTCGACGTCGAGCACCTCGGTGTCGGACTCGCTCGCGACCGCAGCGAACACCTGCGAAAGCAGACCGGGGCGGTCGCGCCCGGTGAGCGTCACGAGCAGGGTGCGCGACGGGGAGTCGGTACGGAAGCGGCTGGCGGCGGAGACTGCGACTGCGTCCGGTTCCATGGTTCCTGCACGTTAGTCGGGTGCCGGTGCGCTGCCGCACACGACCCCGGACTGTCGCGTGTCCGCGCAGGTCAGCCGTCGGTCACCGCGTTGTGCGCCGCGACCAGTGCCCGCCTGACCGCATGCTCGAGGTCGCGCAGGCTCGCCCTGCGGGCGTCCACCTCGTGCGCGGTGACGCTGCCGCCGTCGTCGGCGAGGCCGGCGGCGGTGATGGCGGCCAGCCGGTCGGCCTGCGCGGCGACCCGGCACGCCCGCTGGGGGTAGCCGGGCGCAAGCGGCGGGACGTCGGCGGGTGCGCGCAGCTCGGCGAGCGCGCTGCTCGCGGCCGGCCGCCAGCCCGCCGTGTCGAGTGCGAGCAGGGCGTCGGCCGTGTCGCGCAGCGTCAGGTTCAGCGCCTGCTCGGCCTCCGCGAGCGTCGGGGTGCCAGCGCTCGCCCGGTGGACCAGATGCGCCTGCCACCGCAACCCGCGGTACGAGGATCCGCGCACGTCCGCGGTCGGCACCAGGCCGAGAGGTGCCTCGCCGAGCTCGACGAGCACGGCTTCGCCGGCGTCGACGGCGGGCAGGTTGAACTCCTTCGGCCCGGTGAGACCGAGCGGGTCGCCGGGCGCGGGCAGCGCCAGCCGGAACGCGGTGAGCCGCTGGCCGCGCAGGACGTCGAGCAGCGTCCGCAGCGGCTGCTCCCGGTCGGCCACCGCGGGGTGGCTGACGCCGGTGACCTGCTGCGGTCCGTGCTCCTTCTCCAGGACGTCGGCGACCTCGTCGCGACCACAGTTGCCCGCCAGCCAGGCGTTGGCCCAGGCGACGAGTGTCTCGGACGCGGATGCGTCGGTACGAGTGCGTGCCACTCGTCGAGGATAGAACCGCGGTGTCGTACGTTGGTCCTGCACTCGATCTGACCGAGAGGCGGCGTCGGTGACGGCTGAAGTGCTGCGCCTGGACAACATCTCCGTATCGCGAAACGGCTCCACTCTGCTCGACGGGCTGAGCTGGACTCTGCGGGAGGGCGAACGCTGGATCGTGCTCGGCCCGAACGGCGCCGGCAAGACCACCGCGGTGCGGATGGCCGCCGCACAGCTGTTCCCCACCACGGGCACGGTGGACATCCTCGGTGAGCGGATGGGTGCCGTCGACGTCTTCGAGCTGCGCCCGCGGATCGGGGTGACGAGTGCGGCGATGGCCGAACGCATCCCGCCCACGGAGACCGTACGCAACGTCGTGCTGACCGCGTCGTACGCGATCGTCGGCCGGTGGCGCGAGGAGTACGACAACTGGGACGCGGACCGTGCGCTCGAGCTGCTGTGGCAGCTCGGGTGCGGCGAGCTCGCCGACCGTACCTTCGGCACGTTGTCCGAGGGGGAGCGCAAACGGGTACAGATCGCCCGCGCGTTGATGACCGACCCGGAGCTGCTGCTGCTCGACGAGCCGGCGGCCGGGCTGGATCTCGGGGCACGTGAGGACCTCGTGCGCAGGCTCGCCGCGCTGGCCGCCGACCCGCAGGCACCGGTGACGGTGCTCATCACCCACCACGTGGAGGAGATCCCGCCGTCGTTCACACACTGCCTGCTGCTGCGCGACGGCCGCGCCGTCGCGCAGGGCCCCATCGACGACGTGCTGACGGCGGAGAACCTGTCCAAGTGCTTCGGCGTCTGGTTGCGGCTGGACCGGATGGACGACCGCTGGGTGGCGCGCGGTACGCCGTAGTGCGCGGTGCGTCCGATACCACGCCGGCCCGGAAATAAGTAGGCTGGCGAGGTGCAGTTCGATGCGTGGTTACTGTGGCTGATCGCCGCCGTCGGGATGGGCATCCTGGAAGCCCTGACACCGTTCCTGGTGTTCGGCATGCTCGCGCTCGCGGCGCTGGTCGGGATGCTGCTCGCCCTGCTCGGGGTACCTGCCGGCTTCCAGATCCTCGGGTTCGCGATCGCCGCGGTCGCCACCTTGGGCATCATCAGGCCGGTCGCGCGGCGGTACAGCAGGCACAAACCGCATCAGCGGATGGGCCTCGCCAGGGTCGTCGGTCAGGACGCGCTGGTCGTCGAACGCGTCGACGGCCAAGAGGGGCGGGTGAAGATCGCCGGTGAGATCTGGTCGGCGCGGGCCTACGACCCGACCCTCGTCCTCGAGGCAGGTAGTACTGTCCAGGTGATCGAGATCGAAGGCGCGACCGCGCTCGTTTACGGGCCAGGATCGGAGATCGAACAGTGACCGCAGGACTCATCGCGGCAATCGTCATCGCGTTGGCGGTCGTCATCCTGTTGGCGAGGACGATCCGTATCGTCCCGCAGCAGCGGGCGGCAGTCGTGGAACGGCTGGGCAAGTACAACCGGACGCTGGAGGCGGGGCCCAGGCTGCTGATCCCGTTCTTCGAACGCATCAGGCACCTTGCCGACCTGCGTGAGCAGGTGGTGCCGTTCCCGCCGCAGCCGGTCATCACCCAGGACAGCCTGAGCGTGAACGTGGACACCGTCGTGTACTACACGGTGACCAACGCGCGCGACGCGACGTACGAGATCGCCAACTTCATCCAGGGCATCGAGCAGCTCACCATCACCACCCTGCGCAACGTCATCGGGTCGATGGACCTGGAGCGCACGCTGACCTCGCGCGAGGAGATCAACAACGCGCTGCGCGGAGTGCTCGACGACGCCACCGGCCGGTGGGGCGTTCGGGTGAACCGGGTGGAGCTGCGGGCGATCGACCCGCCGCCGACCATCAAGGACGCGATGGAGAAGGCGATGCGCGCGGACCGCGACAAGCGCGCGGCCATCCTCAACGCGGAGGGCGTCAAGCAGTCGCAGATCCTGACGGCCGAAGGCGACCAGCAGTCCGCCATCCTGCGTGCCCGCGGTGAGGCGGAGGCCGCCGTCACCCGCGCCGAGGGTGACGCGCGGGCGCAGGCGTTGCGGGCGAGCGGTGAGGCGCAGGCCATCGAGACCGTGTTCGAGGCCATCCACGAGGGCGACGCGGACCAGAAGCTGCTGTCGTACCAGTACCTGCAGATGCTGCCGAAAATCGCCGAGGGCGACTCGAACAAGCTCTGGATCGTGCCGAGCGAGCTCGGCAAGGCACTGGAGGGCCTCGGCGGCGTGCTCGGCTCGGTGAAGGCCGGCGCCGAGGACGCTGCTGGCGGTGAGACGGAGGCGTCAGAGGCCGACGAGGCGGCGGCTGCCGACGGCGGTGGCCGCAGACGGAAGCGTAGCTCCAGTGCGAGCCTCACCCAGGCGATCGAGCAGCTCGGTGCGACCCCGGTAGGGCCGGTCGCCGGCGAGACGACGTACGGCGAGGAGTCGGAGCAGAGTCAACCGAGCCCACCAGCGCCACCAGTGCCACCGGTGCCGCCGCCACCCACACCGGGTACGGCCGGCTCGCTGGCGCCGTGGAACCAGCCGCCGCCGGGGCCCGGCCAGACAAACCGGCCGGAGTGACGGTCTGGGAGATCCTCGGGATCCTCGCTGCTGGGATCGCCGCAGGCACCATCAACACCATCGTCGGGTCGGGGTCGCTGGTGACGTTCCCGACGCTGCTCGCGTTCGGCTACCCACCCGTGGTCGCCAACGTCTCCAACAGCGTGGGCCTGGTCTTCGGCGGCGTCAGCGGCGTCATCGGCTACCGGCGTGAGCTCGCCGGCCAACGCCGCAGGATCATCTCGATGGCCGTCGTCTCTGCGCTCGGCGGCGTGTCCGGCGGCCTGCTGTTGTTGAAGCTGCCCGAGTCGGCCTTCAACGCCATCGTCCCCGTGCTGATCCTGCTCGGTGTCGTGCTCGTCATCGTGCAGCCGAAGCTGAACTCCTGGATGGCCGCCCGCCGGTCGGAGAACCACGACCACGTCGTCGCGATGCTCGTCGCGACGTTCTGCTGCGCGATCTACGGCGGTTACTTCGGCGCCGCGCAGGGCGTCATCATGATGGGTGTGCTCGGCACCTTGCTGCACGACCACATCCAGCGGCTGAACGCCGCGAAGAACGTGTCGACCACCATCGTGAACTTCTCCGCGGCGGTGCTGTTCGTGTTCGTGGCGGACGTCGCGTGGATCGCGGCCGGCCTGATCGCGGTCGGGTCGATCATCGGCGGCCAGCTCGGCGCGAAGGTCGGACGCCGGCTGCCGCCGATCGCGTTGCGGATCGTCATCGTGGTGGTCGGGCTGGCGGCCGTCGCCAAGCTGCTGCTCGACTAGCCCGCATGATGGTTGAACGTCCGCTGCGGTAGCCGAGGCGCAGCCCAGTCAGACGAACGTCTGCTGGGCGGTGGGCGTCCAGCAGCCGGCGAACATGGCGTTGCTGTTGCACGCGATGAGCGCCTCGCCTGCGGGGGTGACGGCGATGGTGCCGCCGGTCGCGCCGTACGGCTCCAACTGGGTCCGGTAGCTCGCGCGCACGGCTTCCTCGAGGCCGACGTGCCCGTACCGCAGGCGTGCCGTGATGTCGTGGGCGACGACCCCGCGGATGTCGGCCTCGCCCTCGCCGGTGCAGGAGACGGCGACGGCGTCGTCCGCGGCGTACGAGCCTGCGCCGATCAGCGGGGTGTCGCCGATGCGGCCCACGGACTGACCGACCATCCCGCCGGTCGAGGTCGCGCATGCGACGTGGCCGTCCGCGTCCACCGCGACTGCTCCGACGGTGCCGCTGCGTGAGGCAGTCGCACGGTTCGCGAGCACCTCGTCGAGCTGCCGCCGCCGGTGTTCTGTGACGAAGTACTCAGGCGGCGCGCTCGCCAGCGCTGACCGAGCCGCCGCTGTACGCACAGTCGGGGGAGAACCGGCGGGGCAACGTCGACACCATGATCGTGAAGCAGGTGCCCGTGCTCCCGCACGGTTGGTCAACTCACCGAGCCTCGTCGGCCCGGGCGGCGACGTGCTGGCCGACTACGTGCGGTGGGTGAGCCGGCGCATCACCGACCTCGGCGCGCCCGGTTACCGGCCACAGCTGCACTTCGACGTCTACGGCATGCTCGGGCGGGCCGTCGGCGGCGACGTGGCCGAGGTCGCCAGGTTGCTGGTGAAGCTGGCGGAGGCCGCCGAGGGGCGGCCACTGCGCGTCGAGCACCCGCTCGACGCTGGCGGTCGGGACGCGCAGGTCGAGGCGCTCCGCGCGCTCAAGACGCGGCTAGGCGTCTCGGGTCGCGGGTGGAGATCGTCGCGGACGAGTGGGCGAACGGCCTCGCCGACATAGAAGCGTTCTGCGCGGCCGACGCCGTGCATCACGTCCAGGTGAAGACGCCCGACCTCGGCAGCCTGGCCAACACCGTGGAGGCGATCCGCACCTGTCGGCGGTACGGAGTCGGTGCCTTCGTGGGTGGCAGCTGCGTGGAGACCGACGTGTCGGCGCGCGCGACCACGCACGTGGCGATGGCCACAGTCGCGACGGCGCTGCTCGCCAAGCCCGGTATGGGCGTCGACGAAGGGCTGGTCGTTGTCGGCAACGAGGTGCGGCGGGTACGTGCTCTGGACTCCTGGCTCACCGCACGGACCGGGTAGCCGACCGCGTCACGGCGGTGGGACGTACTGGTCCTTGCCGAGCACGA
The DNA window shown above is from Streptosporangiales bacterium and carries:
- a CDS encoding LLM class flavin-dependent oxidoreductase, whose product is MSRLTLGAPISVHPQVDPLDDIRWADAQPDLAAAWLIDHLQGWFPRGAPTGVLADPHQLLDPLSLLAAGAAQTERIPLGVAVTDPVRRSSVALAQTASTVGWLGGRPMLLGLGVGDPGQLKPYGLHPGLERTGRLTYMRPALDTLSRLRTGDVSGEASLGITAATSFALYVAAHGPRMLALTAQHADGWIPTSLPPSAYREKLGVLRGHAERAGRDPGAIRPTLFAWSALAPTRRESVALLQHPSVRAVALYRGEDGFAEHGASYPLDHGYIPNDIPPDRAESLLTAIPDAVVADAVLHGSPADVRAQLAEYERAGCEHVIVYDVGRFVNPEGTARFREALRAVAAS
- a CDS encoding MFS transporter; this encodes MCLTYVSAGVTFYIGTVFSLNYGTGQLKLDRDVILQLVLVVNVLAILGIPFFGWLSDRTGRRAIFVAGCLGMAVLPYLWFVTLDTGSFGWMLLGFLALFLPYTATYGTMPVFFAHVFPPAVRYTGMSLGYTLGTVIGSALAPIVATWLLDASGGWLLIAAYMSLAGVVSAVAALFLRDWHGPTADVQTSTAAEVSR
- a CDS encoding MFS transporter, whose translation is MTRQSGSGRVVLASLAGTTIEWYEFFIYGTAAALVFDKLFFPGHDPLVSVLLSLSTFALAFVARPLGGVLFGHFGDRLGRKSMLVVTLSLMGVATLCIGLLPTYATIGPAAPLLLVLLRVVQGLSLGGEYGGAVLMSVEHASSRRRGLFGALVNTGAAWGLLLANLVFLATSQLSDAAFQAWGWRVPFLLSVVLIGLGLAIRLKLAESPDFQQVKDKDEVRRAPIAEVLSRCARC
- a CDS encoding GntR family transcriptional regulator, which encodes MSTADHVRYQPLERRSVPEIVAERLVAEIESGTLRPGDRLPSEPELARQFHVGRSSLREAIRKLHTLGVLEVVRGRGTYVRQRTDGEPDPQFVEWSVTEGPGAGEVLEVRLGLELTATGLACFRATQTDLDVLAARCREHEAVRRTRDIDELVRTDEQVHEAVVRAAHNQMLLQTYLALVPRMVDYRKHTLALERADERFDPHHSDLHAAIVHRNASAARQAVVRHISALYGEVRAAAEADPGEHEHLTMPDFAAIFGSFG
- the serB gene encoding phosphoserine phosphatase SerB, giving the protein MEPDAVAVSAASRFRTDSPSRTLLVTLTGRDRPGLLSQVFAAVASESDTEVLDVEQVVVRGRIVLGILLAAPDPENGLAPALQLMAEKLDLDIDVTPGSGDNDPRRGERLHVTLLGAPLHPGAVGAIAGRTAACGANIDRILRLARYPCTALELEVSGADSDELRAALAREAATQHVDVSVHPSGLQRRGKRLVVMDVDSTLIQDEVIELLAEHAGCAEQVAEVTTAAMAGELDFAASLRQRVRLLAGLPESILTEVYEALRLTPGARTLIRTLRRLDHKIAVVSGGFTQVIEPLAADLGIDFVAANTLEIVDGRITGELVGPILDRQAKADMLVRFAHECEVPLRQTVAIGDGANDLDMIQRAGLGVAFNAKPVLREAADTSLSVPYLDSLLFLLGIPRDEVEAADAEDDDLTPSQPAVRP
- a CDS encoding ATP-binding cassette domain-containing protein, yielding MTAEVLRLDNISVSRNGSTLLDGLSWTLREGERWIVLGPNGAGKTTAVRMAAAQLFPTTGTVDILGERMGAVDVFELRPRIGVTSAAMAERIPPTETVRNVVLTASYAIVGRWREEYDNWDADRALELLWQLGCGELADRTFGTLSEGERKRVQIARALMTDPELLLLDEPAAGLDLGAREDLVRRLAALAADPQAPVTVLITHHVEEIPPSFTHCLLLRDGRAVAQGPIDDVLTAENLSKCFGVWLRLDRMDDRWVARGTP
- a CDS encoding NfeD family protein, with the protein product MGILEALTPFLVFGMLALAALVGMLLALLGVPAGFQILGFAIAAVATLGIIRPVARRYSRHKPHQRMGLARVVGQDALVVERVDGQEGRVKIAGEIWSARAYDPTLVLEAGSTVQVIEIEGATALVYGPGSEIEQ
- a CDS encoding SPFH/Band 7/PHB domain protein → MTAGLIAAIVIALAVVILLARTIRIVPQQRAAVVERLGKYNRTLEAGPRLLIPFFERIRHLADLREQVVPFPPQPVITQDSLSVNVDTVVYYTVTNARDATYEIANFIQGIEQLTITTLRNVIGSMDLERTLTSREEINNALRGVLDDATGRWGVRVNRVELRAIDPPPTIKDAMEKAMRADRDKRAAILNAEGVKQSQILTAEGDQQSAILRARGEAEAAVTRAEGDARAQALRASGEAQAIETVFEAIHEGDADQKLLSYQYLQMLPKIAEGDSNKLWIVPSELGKALEGLGGVLGSVKAGAEDAAGGETEASEADEAAAADGGGRRRKRSSSASLTQAIEQLGATPVGPVAGETTYGEESEQSQPSPPAPPVPPVPPPPTPGTAGSLAPWNQPPPGPGQTNRPE
- a CDS encoding TSUP family transporter; this translates as MTVWEILGILAAGIAAGTINTIVGSGSLVTFPTLLAFGYPPVVANVSNSVGLVFGGVSGVIGYRRELAGQRRRIISMAVVSALGGVSGGLLLLKLPESAFNAIVPVLILLGVVLVIVQPKLNSWMAARRSENHDHVVAMLVATFCCAIYGGYFGAAQGVIMMGVLGTLLHDHIQRLNAAKNVSTTIVNFSAAVLFVFVADVAWIAAGLIAVGSIIGGQLGAKVGRRLPPIALRIVIVVVGLAAVAKLLLD
- a CDS encoding asparaginase, which codes for MTNRAGARAPASRSWCRRCPAGSPPTVRTAAARSALASAPPEYFVTEHRRRQLDEVLANRATASRSGTVGAVAVDADGHVACATSTGGMVGQSVGRIGDTPLIGAGSYAADDAVAVSCTGEGEADIRGVVAHDITARLRYGHVGLEEAVRASYRTQLEPYGATGGTIAVTPAGEALIACNSNAMFAGCWTPTAQQTFV